The following proteins are encoded in a genomic region of Vanessa cardui chromosome W, ilVanCard2.1, whole genome shotgun sequence:
- the LOC124542421 gene encoding uncharacterized protein LOC124542421 has protein sequence MEDIVKILQSIQEDLSKQKIEMKEMEQSIKESKNNNIDEKFNRIETKTKDLELKIAQQPSNKKTIVILEKQLRRKNIIFFGVEEKEKGYESLLSTILDIINNKMKITCQKWDIENVNRMGKYSGKIRPIVVTISTTSRKIEILKKKKSLNNTNIYLKEDFPPSVLQKRRDLQETLKQERESGKRVVLRYDKIVTLKKHEPELRTPTERNANKRFMSTSPEDASNENEFSNKKVTKGRNHHKRKIDRKQ, from the coding sequence ATGGAAgacattgtaaaaatattacaaagtataCAAGAagatttatcaaaacaaaaaatagaaatgaaaGAGATGGAACAGAGTATTAAGGAATcgaaaaacaataacattgacGAGAAATTCAACCGTATCGAAACGAAGACAAAAGACCTAGAATTAAAAATCGCACAACAACCATCCAACAAAAAAACCATCGTCATCCTAGAAAAACAGCTTAGAAGaaagaacataatattttttggagttgaagaaaaagaaaaaggaTATGAAAGTCTTCTCTCGACaatattagatataataaataataaaatgaaaataacatgTCAAAAGTGGGACATTGAAAATGTAAACAGGATGGGAAAATATAGTGGTAAAATTAGACCAATAGTTGTCACAATATCAACAACCAGCAGAAAGATCGAGatacttaaaaagaaaaagtcgcttaacaatacaaatatttatctcAAAGAAGATTTTCCACCTAGTGTATTACAAAAGAGAAGAGACTTACAGGAAACTCTAAAACAAGAGAGAGAATCAGGAAAAAGAGTCGTTCTGCGCTATGACAAAATTGTAACACTGAAGAAACATGAACCTGAACTTCGTACACCCACAGAAAGAAACGCGAACAAACGATTTATGTCCACTTCACCCGAGGATGCATCTAACGAAAACGAATtctcaaataaaaaagtcaCGAAAGGACGAAACCATCACAAAAGAAAAATAGATCGCaaacagtaa
- the LOC124542420 gene encoding uncharacterized protein LOC124542420 — protein sequence MEKNRSIAFLDVKIGVRTDGSLSHTVYRKATHTDRYIHATSHHHPRHLNAVVTSLTNRAYDLCDKDHIQSELAHVKEVLQRNGYKARNTAARNNKLLRQCRVKGVTDKIARTLSRYAVKTIFTPFKKIGQMLRSPKDSFPLEKPGVYKIDCSCGKSYVGQTKRTVSCRINEHIKAVKTNDTKKSAIADHLLEAGSNHWIEFHNTQILSTERHYIPRLFNIMEYTIMTRKTSMKDMEAKFQLTLKELQSSKELNRQLLQEREDSEEEIQKIVNKNTELKSELAK from the exons ATGGAGAAGAATAGATCAATAGCATTCCTTGATGTTAAAATTGGAGTACGTACGGATGGGTCGTTGAGCCATACTGTCTACAGGAAAGCAACGCATACCGACCGATATATCCATGCTACTTCACACCACCATCCTCGACACTTAAACGCTGTAGTAACATCATTGACCAATCGCGCATACGACCTTTGTGATAAAGACCATATACAATCTGAGCTAGCACACGTTAAAGAGGTCCTACAGCGGAATGGATATAAAGCGAGAAACACAGCTGCACGGAATAATAAGCTACTGCGACAGTGCAGGGTTAAAGGAGTGACAGATAAGATAGCTAGAACCCTGAGTAGATATGCGGTGAAGACTATCTTCACTCCTTTCAAGAAGATAGGGCAAATGTTGCGTTCGCCTAAAGATAGCTTTCCCCTGGAAAAACCCGGAGTTTATAAAATCGACTGTAGTTGTGGTAAATCCTACGTTGGGCAGACGAAGCGTACGGTATCTTGTCGCATTAACGAACACATCAAGGCGGTAAAAACCAACGATACCAAGAAATCAGCCATCGCGGATCATCTCCTGGAAGCCGGGTCGAACCATTGGATCGAGTTTCATAATACTCAGATACTCTCGACAGAACGCCACTACATACCCCGACTG tttaacATCATGGAGTATACTATCATGACCCGCAAAACTTCAATGAAAGATATGGAGGCCAAATTCCAATTGACCCTTAAAGAATTACAATCTTCCAAGGAGTTAAACAGACAACTTCTTCAAGAGCGTGAGGACAGTGAAGAAGAgattcaaaaaattgttaataaaaacactgaaCTCAAAAGCGAGTTAGCTAAATGA